In the genome of Desulfobaccales bacterium, the window CTCCCGGGGGCTGGCCCCGCTGGTGCGCCGAAAATAAGTAGGTGGTCGGCGTCCCTCATTGAGCGCCGTTGACCACAGCGCCGCCACCCAGTTGCGCCGGGCCCTCCGAGGGCCCGGCGCTTGAGGAACGGCGATTACTTTCCTTTACGGAAGGACCTTATGGCGCCGTCGGCAAGCCGACGGCGCTTATCTTCGTGGCCGTTGCCGTTCGAACCTCCGGCCGGCTTCGCCGGCCGGAGGCCGAGCGGCCCCCGCGGGGGCGCTCGTTCCGTTGGGGGTCAAGCGTCGTCCCTGAGCGGCCGAAGCACCACCCGATAGCCCACCCCGACCCGCGCCCCAGGTGCTGGGCCAGCCTTATGGCAAAACTTCAGTTCGCCTTCTGAAGTTTTGCCATAAGGCCCGGGGCAGGGGGGCGCCGTCGGGGCCGAGCCCGTAGGCCGGGCAATTGGCGCCGGGCTTGCCCGGCGTCTTTTTTTATCCTAGTATCTGGTGTATTAAGTAGAGTATAATATACACCAGACATGGACCTCAGCAGCCTCCGCTCCCACGTGCTGGACTTGGCCAAGGATCGCTCGGACTTGGAGGCCAGGCTTCTTATGCATGAGCAATTCACCAAGGGCTCCCTGGTCTATCTGCGTACGCGCTGCGGAAAGCCGAACTGCCGCTGCCGGAAATCCAAAAGGCATCGGCATGGCCCCCGGCTTTACCTTTCTGTCAGCCGCGATGGGAGGCAGCGGATGGTCTATGTCCCCAAGGCCCTGATGGAACAGACCCGGAGGTTGGTCGAACAGGCGCGCTCCTTCAGGGCGGCCCGGAAGAAATGGCGGAGTATCAACCAGGATCTGTGGAACATCTTCATGAAGATGGAACGGTTGAAGACGCGACCCATGCCCCATGAGCCGAAGAGAAAAGGCCGCTAAAGAGCAAAGGGCCGACGAACGCGCCCGCAAGCGCGGCCAG includes:
- a CDS encoding DUF6788 family protein, whose product is MDLSSLRSHVLDLAKDRSDLEARLLMHEQFTKGSLVYLRTRCGKPNCRCRKSKRHRHGPRLYLSVSRDGRQRMVYVPKALMEQTRRLVEQARSFRAARKKWRSINQDLWNIFMKMERLKTRPMPHEPKRKGR